The proteins below come from a single Miscanthus floridulus cultivar M001 chromosome 1, ASM1932011v1, whole genome shotgun sequence genomic window:
- the LOC136468950 gene encoding uncharacterized protein: protein MCLLFIGLQEHVATPVANLADVSVVGGCSRKGLRSNGLSNESDSFSSQVPWCSSSAKLAVHRTRRVFIPSKYQLSPFVKPHLKITVSKLEADLYGVVLRMADSNEHSNLTVIDYGHVIVKLSVFASSLKPEGNVHYFVVNALCKLLFHKNHPKNSYKHYFFSKVGDYLIGNHGPNDSKEKELHENAVKCFRGASRARPLSQSQYMYFPILFLDRWYMVVVYFSSRKIAILDCCTLCYGGGSPIEKVVRDEFVSRSSTLANTL from the exons ATGTGTTTGTTATTTATTGGTTTGCAGGAACATGTTGCAACACCTGTTGCAAACCTTGCAGATGTTTCAGTTGTTGGCGGCTGTTCTAGAAAAGGTTtgagaagcaatggtttatccaATGAGTCTGATTCATTTTCAAGCCAAGTTCCTTGGTGCTCTTCTAGTGCAAAGCTTGCTGTTCACCGTACAAGGAGGGTTTTCATACCAAGCAAATATCAGTTGAGTCCTTTTGTGAAGCCTCACTTGAAGATTACTGTGTCCAAACTTGAAGCTGACTTGTATGGCGTTGTCTTGAGGATGGCAGATAGCAATGAGCACTCGAA CCTTACAGTAATTGATTATGGGCATGTGATTGTTAAGTTAAGTGTCTTTGCAAGCTCTCTTAAACCTGAAGGAAATGTGCACTACTTCGTAGTGAATGCTCTGTGCAAGTTGTTATTTCATAAGAATCACCCCAAGAATTCTTACAAACATTATTTCTTCTCGAAAGTTGGT GATTATTTAATTGGGAATCATGGCCCTAATGATAGCAAGGAGAAGGAGCTACATGAAAATGCAGTCAAATGTTTTAGGGGGGCGTCCCGCGCAAGGCCATTGTCACAGAGCCAATAT ATGTACTTTCCAATTCTATTCCTTGATCGGTGGTACATGGTGGTTGTTTATTTTAGTTCGAGAAAGATTGCAATCTTGGATTGTTGTACACTATGTTATGGAGGAGGCTCACCTATTGAGAAAGTTGTTCGTGATGAATTCGTAAGTAGGAGCAGCACATTGGCAAATACATTGTGA
- the LOC136552462 gene encoding sulfate transporter 3.1-like: MGGSAETNGGAGAARVPVPPARPFLDTFRGNLKETFFPDDPFRGVVRERGAGRRTVAALRYFFPFLEWAPAYRLGTFKSDLIAGITIASLAIPQGISYAKLANLPPILGLYSSFVPPLVYALMGSSKDLAVGTVAVASLLIGSMLGREVSPTENPALYLHLAFTATFFAGVFQASLGLLRLGFIVDFLSHATIVGFMAGAATVVCLQQLKGMLGLDHFTTSTDVVSVMDSVFTQTHQWRWESVLLGCGFLFFLLLTRFISKRRPKLFWISAAAPLTSVILGSVLVYLTHAENHGIQVIGYLKKGLNPPSVTSLQFSPPYMMLALKTGIITGVIALAEGIAVGRSFAMFKNYNIDGNKEMIAIGTMNILGSFTSCYLTTGPFSRSAVNYNAGCKTAMSNVVMSLAVMVTLLFLTPLFHYTPLVVLSAIIISAMLGLIDYQATIHLWQVDKVDFCVCVGAYLGVVFGSVEVGLVVAVSISLLRVLLFIARPRTTVLGNIPNSMVYRRMDQYATAQTVPGVLVLRVDAPIYFANASYLRERISRWIDEEEERTKGKGEMGVQYVVLDMGAVGSIDTSGTSMLDELKKSLDRRGVQIVLANPGSEIMKKLDSSKVLEQIGHDWIFPTVGEAVASCGYVLHSHKPAGVVKDSAAAHESMV; this comes from the exons ATGGGCGGCAGCGCGGAGACGAACGGCGGGGCCGGGGCGGCGCGGGTGCCGGTGCCGCCGGCGCGGCCGTTCCTGGACACGTTCCGGGGGAACCTCAAGGAGACCTTCTTCCCGGACGACCCGTTCCGCGGGGTGGTGCGGGAGCGCGGGGCTGGGCGACGGACAGTCGCCGCGCTGCGCTACTTCTTCCCGTTCCTCGAGTGGGCGCCGGCCTACAGGCTGGGCACCTTCAAGTCCGACCTCATCGCCGGCATCACCATCGCCAGCCTCGCCATCCCGCAGGGCATCAGCTACGCAAAGCTCGCCAACCTGCCGCCCATCCTAGGACTCT ACTCGAGCTTCGTGCCCCCGCTGGTGTACGCCCTGATGGGGAGCTCCAAGGACCTGGCGGTGGGGACGGTGGCGGTGGCGTCGCTGCTCATCGGCTCCATGCTCGGCAGGGAGGTGTCGCCGACGGAGAACCCCGCGCTCTACCTGCACCTCGCCTTCACCGCCACCTTCTTCGCCGGCGTCTTCCAGGCCTCGCTCGGCCTCCTCAG GTTGGGGTTCATTGTGGACTTCCTGTCGCACGCGACGATCGTGGGGTTCATGGCGGGCGCGGCGACGGTGGTGTGCCTGCAGCAGCTCAAGGGCATGCTGGGCCTCGACCACTTCACCACCTCCACCGACGTCGTCTCCGTCATGGACTCCGTCTTTACCCAGACACACCAG TGGCGATGGGAGAGCGTCCTGCTCGGCTGcggcttcctcttcttcctcctcctcaccCGCTTCATC AGCAAGAGGCGGCCCAAGCTGTTCTGGATCTCCGCGGCGGCGCCGTTGACATCAGTCATCCTCGGGAGTGTCTTGGTGTACCTCACTCACGCTGAAAACCATGGTATTCAAGTG ATCGGTTACCTGAAGAAGGGTCTGAACCCACCATCGGTGACAAGCCTGCAATTCTCACCACCCTACATGATGCTTGCGCTCAAGACTGGGATCATCACCGGCGTCATCGCCCTGGCT GAAGGCATTGCCGTAGGGAGGAGCTTCGCCATGTTCAAGAACTACAACATCGATGGCAACAAGGAGATGATCGCGATCGGGACGATGAACATCCTGGGCTCCTTCACGTCCTGCTACCTCACCACGGGCCCCTTCTCGCGGTCCGCCGTGAACTACAACGCCGGGTGCAAGACGGCCATGTCCAACGTGGTCATGTCGCTGGCAGTGATGGTCACGCTGCTGTTCCTGACCCCGCTGTTCCACTATACCCCGCTGGTGGTGCTGTCGGCGATCATCATCTCCGCCATGCTGGGGCTCATCGACTACCAGGCCACGATCCACCTGTGGCAGGTGGACAAGGTGGACTTCTGCGTCTGCGTCGGCGCCTACCTGGGCGTCGTCTTCGGCAGCGTCGAGGTCGGGCTGGTCGTCGCCGTCTCCATCTCCCTCCTCCGCGTCCTGCTGTTCATCGCGCGGCCCCGGACCACGGTGCTCGGCAACATCCCCAACTCCATGGTCTACCGGAGGATGGACCAGTACGCCACCGCGCAGACGGTGCCCGGCGTGCTCGTGCTGCGCGTCGACGCGCCCATTTACTTCGCCAACGCCAGCTACCTGCGGGAGAG GATCTCGCGGTGgatcgacgaggaggaggagcgcaCCAAGGGCAAGGGCGAGATGGGCGTGCAGTACGTTGTTCTCGACATGGGTG CCGTCGGTAGCATCGACACGAGCGGGACGAGCATGCTGGACGAACTCAAGAAGTCCCTGGACAGAAGGGGGGTGCAG ATCGTGCTGGCGAACCCGGGCAGCGAGATCATGAAGAAGCTGGACAGCTCCAAGGTGCTGGAGCAGATCGGCCACGACTGGATCTTCCCGACGGTGGGCGAGGCGGTGGCGTCGTGCGGCTACGTGCTGCACTCGCACAAGCCGGCCGGCGTGGTCAAGGACAGCGCCGCGGCCCATGAGAGCATGGTCTGA